CGATGTGCATGCGGGGAGGGTAGGCGTAATTGGACATGAGGTCAAATTATTTTGCCTACGCAAAAAGCTGATTGGTTTTTTGAAAGATGTGGAGAACCCAAGGACCGGAAAGCTCAGAAATCGGTCTAATTTGGCGGCCAACAAAAGTTGGCTTTTTGCCCATGCAAAATCTGGCAATTATGAATAGGTTGGCGGGGCGAACCTATCCAGATTGGTCAAATTTGTGGGGGTTTACTGAACCTCCGGAAGGTACTTACAGTGTGGCCGAGCCAGCTGACGGCCACAGCCAAAGTGTCCTCGGGGTTATTCAGCCAAACCGTACAAACGGTCGCCCGCATCACCAAGGCCAGGCACGATGTATCCGTGTTCGTTCAAGCGCTCATCGAGAGCGCCGAGCACGAGCTTGACATCTTTACCGTGAACGTGCGCTTCAAGAGCAGCAACACCCTCAGGTGCACCCAATAGGCACACGGCAGTCACATCTGTGGCACCGCGTTCAAACACATAATCAATCGAATCGATCAGGGTTCCGCCAGTAGCCAACATCGGGTCAATCAAGAACACCTGGCGGCCGCTCAGGTCATCTGGCAAACGGTTTGCGTAGGTCACCGGCTGCAAAGTTTCTTCATTGCGCTTGATGCCCAAGAAACCAACGGTTGCGGTAGGCAGCAACTTGGTCATGCCCTCTAGCATTCCAAGACCAGCACGCAGAATCGGCACGATAATCGGGCGAGGCTTTGCCAACTTCACACCGTCAAAAGTCGTGACTGGGGTTTCAATCTGAACCTTCTCAACGCGGACATCGCGGGTG
This portion of the Rhodoluna limnophila genome encodes:
- the upp gene encoding uracil phosphoribosyltransferase: MRVHIADHPLITHKLTILRDKNTPSPVFRQLVEELVTLLAYEATRDVRVEKVQIETPVTTFDGVKLAKPRPIIVPILRAGLGMLEGMTKLLPTATVGFLGIKRNEETLQPVTYANRLPDDLSGRQVFLIDPMLATGGTLIDSIDYVFERGATDVTAVCLLGAPEGVAALEAHVHGKDVKLVLGALDERLNEHGYIVPGLGDAGDRLYGLAE